From the genome of Halostella limicola, one region includes:
- a CDS encoding alpha/beta hydrolase: MSGPHQDQPLVTAGAPLDAAEAAVVLVHGRGATARSIVRMADEFHEHGVAFLAPQAARNTWYPNSFLAPVERNEPGRSSGLQAIRDAIDEANDVGVPTERVMLLGFSQGACLASEFVARNPRRYGGLAVLSGGLIGPQVDPAAYEGSVDGTPVFLGCDADDPHIPQERVHETAEAFERLDADVTKRIYDDLGHGINDDEIDRVSEMVRGLLE, translated from the coding sequence GTGTCCGGTCCGCATCAGGACCAGCCCCTCGTGACCGCCGGCGCGCCGCTCGACGCTGCCGAGGCGGCCGTCGTACTGGTTCACGGCCGCGGGGCCACCGCGCGGAGCATCGTCCGGATGGCCGACGAGTTCCACGAGCACGGCGTCGCCTTCCTCGCGCCGCAGGCCGCGCGGAACACGTGGTACCCGAACTCGTTTCTCGCGCCGGTCGAACGCAACGAGCCGGGGCGCTCGTCGGGCCTGCAGGCGATCCGCGACGCGATCGACGAGGCGAACGACGTCGGCGTCCCGACGGAGCGCGTCATGCTGCTCGGCTTCTCGCAGGGGGCCTGCCTCGCGAGCGAGTTCGTCGCGCGCAACCCGCGACGGTACGGCGGCCTCGCCGTCCTCTCCGGCGGCCTCATCGGCCCCCAAGTCGACCCCGCGGCGTACGAGGGGTCGGTCGACGGGACGCCGGTGTTCCTCGGCTGCGACGCCGACGACCCGCACATCCCGCAGGAGCGCGTTCACGAGACCGCGGAGGCGTTCGAGCGCCTCGACGCCGACGTGACGAAGCGGATCTACGACGACCTGGGCCACGGGATCAACGACGACGAGATCGACCGCGTCTCGGAGATGGTCCGTGGTCTCCTGGAGTGA
- a CDS encoding formate/nitrite transporter family protein encodes MADPEADERVPGRREPDERDPEESVREAVEVSRSGAPAVGKVVRDRFSSDEVFQRILAAADEEITSGSRELFFSALAGGFAITITFMLLVTMTATTGGDPVLSVLLYPLGFIYIIIGGYQLYTENTLPPVALTLERLASLPALFRNWGVVLAGNFTGGALGAAALAFGGVLSPEAATVAADLGQKGVKTGWWPLFSKAAFAGLIVAGVVWVEYAARDTISRLVVVYLAFLAIPLGGLYHSVVSFTEMAYLVLLGDLAIFTGLTQFVLPVLLGNTIGGVVLVTVVNYFQTTEERLESARFDGGERQLSVGEWFYGGFVGKSYVPLVDTVEEAGEEDESYRVVVPISNPRTETRTVEFASRLASDKENATVHIAHIVQTPEHASSGYGPNQNQQIIRESEALMEDFRETVESFDIECESSTVVSHRSFQEIFEVADRKNADLVVMGWGEKGLWGAARSDRRLSDLTTQLPCDFLVLKDRDLDTSRVLVPAKDAPNFDLSAEVARTLRAVAGSEITLLSVADSPDDRQDAEQWLTDWAADHDLADATMKVDDSGDFERAIMRESDDHTLIVIGATDRGVLSRLVRGSLQLSAVEEVDSSVLLAERGTGRSFLGRLFGRQ; translated from the coding sequence ATGGCCGACCCCGAAGCAGACGAACGCGTTCCGGGTCGACGCGAACCGGACGAACGCGATCCGGAGGAATCGGTGCGAGAGGCGGTGGAAGTGTCGCGGAGCGGCGCGCCGGCGGTCGGCAAAGTCGTCCGCGACCGCTTCTCGAGCGACGAGGTGTTCCAGCGCATCCTCGCCGCGGCGGACGAGGAGATCACGTCCGGCAGCCGCGAGCTGTTCTTCAGCGCGCTGGCCGGCGGGTTCGCCATCACGATCACGTTCATGTTGCTGGTCACGATGACGGCGACCACCGGCGGCGATCCGGTGTTGAGCGTGCTTCTCTATCCGCTCGGCTTCATCTACATAATCATCGGTGGCTACCAGCTGTACACCGAGAACACCCTCCCACCGGTGGCGCTGACCCTCGAACGCCTCGCCAGCCTCCCGGCGCTGTTTCGCAACTGGGGCGTCGTCCTCGCCGGCAACTTCACCGGCGGCGCGCTCGGCGCGGCAGCGCTCGCCTTCGGCGGCGTCCTCTCGCCCGAGGCGGCGACCGTCGCGGCGGACCTCGGCCAGAAAGGCGTCAAGACCGGCTGGTGGCCCCTGTTCTCGAAGGCCGCGTTCGCGGGGCTAATCGTCGCAGGCGTCGTCTGGGTCGAGTACGCCGCTCGCGATACGATCTCCCGCCTCGTGGTAGTGTATCTCGCGTTCCTCGCGATCCCGCTCGGTGGCCTGTACCACTCGGTCGTCTCGTTCACCGAGATGGCCTACCTCGTGCTCCTCGGCGACCTCGCCATCTTCACCGGCCTGACCCAGTTCGTTCTCCCGGTCCTGCTGGGGAACACTATCGGCGGCGTGGTGCTGGTGACCGTCGTCAACTACTTCCAGACGACCGAGGAGCGTCTCGAATCTGCGCGGTTCGACGGCGGCGAACGACAGCTCTCGGTGGGGGAGTGGTTCTACGGCGGCTTCGTCGGCAAGTCGTACGTGCCGCTGGTCGACACCGTCGAGGAGGCGGGAGAGGAGGACGAGTCCTACCGCGTGGTGGTGCCGATCTCGAACCCGCGCACCGAGACCCGCACCGTCGAGTTCGCCAGTCGCCTCGCCAGCGACAAGGAGAACGCCACCGTCCACATCGCGCACATCGTCCAGACGCCCGAACACGCGTCGTCGGGCTACGGTCCCAACCAGAACCAGCAGATAATCCGGGAGTCAGAGGCGCTGATGGAGGACTTCCGCGAGACGGTGGAGAGCTTCGACATCGAGTGCGAGTCCTCGACCGTCGTCTCGCACCGGTCGTTCCAGGAGATCTTCGAGGTCGCCGACCGCAAGAACGCGGATCTCGTCGTGATGGGCTGGGGCGAGAAGGGACTGTGGGGCGCCGCCCGTTCCGACCGCCGGCTGAGCGACCTGACCACGCAACTCCCCTGTGACTTCCTCGTCCTCAAGGACCGGGATCTGGACACGTCGCGCGTCCTCGTGCCAGCGAAGGACGCTCCGAACTTCGACCTGAGCGCGGAAGTCGCCCGGACGCTTCGGGCGGTAGCGGGCTCGGAGATAACGCTCCTGAGCGTGGCCGACAGCCCGGACGACCGGCAGGACGCCGAACAGTGGCTCACCGACTGGGCCGCGGACCACGACCTCGCAGACGCGACGATGAAAGTGGACGACTCCGGCGACTTCGAGAGGGCGATCATGCGGGAGTCCGACGACCACACGCTCATCGTGATCGGTGCCACCGACCGCGGCGTCCTCTCCCGCTTGGTCCGCGGGTCGCTGCAACTCTCCGCCGTCGAGGAGGTCGATAGCTCGGTCCTGCTCGCCGAGCGCGGCACCGGTCGGAGCTTCCTCGGCCGCCTCTTCGGCAGACAGTAG
- a CDS encoding mandelate racemase family protein, producing the protein MAPTITKIESTEFQYPLEDVGTDEHGFNLVYEPGETTMRKLFGIKIHTDEGITGEYVGGNSPAAAQYNIIAQYLVGKNPLKREKHWSEIKRALRKYDRMGIGPIDIALWDFAGKYYDAPIHELLGTYRERIPAYASTYHGDDAGGLDSPEAFAEFAEDCRDRGFGGFKIHGWGGGDQLRNLDREIEAVRAVGEAVGDDMDLMHDPACELETFADALELGRALDEQDFFWYEDPYRDGGISQHAHRKLAQKLDTPILQTEHVRGLELKSDFAKHDGTDFLRADPEYDAGITGAMKVAHMAEAYGLDVEFHAPGPAQRHCIAACRNSNYYEMALVHPHCQNTQPPVYEGGYSDMMDAVDDDGTVTVPDGPGLGVDYDWDYIESNSTGSTHVYE; encoded by the coding sequence ATGGCACCGACGATAACGAAGATCGAGAGCACGGAGTTCCAGTACCCGCTGGAGGACGTGGGTACGGACGAACACGGCTTCAACCTCGTGTACGAGCCCGGGGAGACGACGATGCGGAAGCTGTTCGGTATCAAGATCCACACCGACGAGGGGATCACCGGCGAGTACGTCGGCGGGAACTCGCCCGCCGCCGCGCAGTACAACATCATCGCGCAGTACCTCGTGGGGAAGAACCCGCTCAAGCGCGAGAAGCACTGGTCCGAGATCAAACGCGCCCTCCGGAAGTACGACCGGATGGGGATCGGCCCGATCGACATCGCGCTGTGGGACTTCGCCGGCAAGTACTACGACGCGCCGATCCACGAACTCCTCGGCACCTACCGCGAGCGTATCCCCGCGTACGCCTCGACGTACCACGGCGACGACGCCGGCGGACTCGACTCGCCCGAGGCGTTCGCGGAGTTCGCCGAGGACTGCCGCGACCGCGGCTTCGGCGGCTTCAAGATCCACGGTTGGGGCGGCGGCGACCAGCTCCGCAACCTCGACCGCGAGATCGAGGCCGTCCGGGCGGTCGGCGAGGCCGTGGGCGACGACATGGACCTGATGCACGACCCGGCCTGCGAGCTGGAGACGTTCGCCGACGCGCTCGAACTCGGGCGCGCGCTCGACGAACAGGACTTCTTCTGGTACGAGGACCCCTACCGCGACGGCGGCATCTCCCAGCACGCCCACCGGAAGCTCGCCCAGAAGCTCGACACGCCGATCCTCCAGACCGAGCACGTCCGCGGGCTCGAACTCAAGTCCGACTTCGCCAAGCACGACGGCACGGACTTCCTGCGCGCAGACCCGGAGTACGACGCGGGCATCACCGGCGCGATGAAGGTGGCACACATGGCCGAGGCGTACGGCCTGGACGTGGAGTTCCACGCGCCCGGCCCCGCCCAGCGCCACTGCATCGCCGCCTGCCGGAACTCCAACTACTACGAGATGGCGCTGGTCCACCCGCACTGCCAGAACACCCAGCCGCCGGTGTACGAGGGCGGCTACTCCGACATGATGGACGCCGTCGACGACGACGGCACCGTGACGGTGCCGGACGGTCCCGGCCTCGGCGTCGACTACGACTGGGACTACATCGAGTCGAACAGCACGGGCAGCACCCACGTCTACGAGTAG
- the gfo6 gene encoding D-xylose 1-dehydrogenase Gfo6: protein MKEWIDGFDERTWQTADDGTVRYALLGLGWWTVDVAIPAIESSDLSEVTVLVSSSTEKAERVADENGVGRGISYDEFHDGEATDEYDAVYVGTPNAYHLEYVETAADLGKPVLCEKPMEASVERAEEMVEVCADADVPLMIAYRMHTDPTVQRARELIEDGFLGEPVSVYGNNSQPLLEMIPDPDQWRLDPDVSGYGSSVMDLGLYSINTTRFLLRREPTTVQSRMASLHEAFEDVPDERAASLFVFEDDVQMVSTSSQHAAEDTQLKIVGTEGTIELDPAFHGEPTLRLSRDGVSVTVEHEGTDAEREMLEEFDYFADRVLTGADVYPDGRHGLQDMRIIEALHESAEREEPVDL, encoded by the coding sequence ATGAAAGAGTGGATCGACGGTTTCGACGAGCGGACCTGGCAGACCGCGGACGACGGCACCGTCCGGTACGCGCTGCTCGGACTGGGCTGGTGGACGGTCGACGTCGCCATCCCGGCCATCGAGTCCTCGGACCTGAGCGAGGTAACGGTGCTGGTGAGCAGTTCGACGGAGAAGGCCGAGCGCGTCGCCGACGAGAACGGCGTCGGCCGCGGCATCAGCTACGACGAGTTCCACGACGGCGAGGCGACCGACGAGTACGACGCGGTGTACGTCGGCACGCCGAACGCCTACCACCTAGAGTACGTCGAGACGGCCGCGGACCTGGGAAAACCGGTGCTCTGCGAGAAGCCGATGGAGGCGAGCGTCGAACGGGCGGAGGAGATGGTCGAAGTCTGTGCGGACGCCGACGTGCCGCTGATGATCGCGTACCGAATGCACACCGACCCGACCGTCCAGCGCGCACGCGAACTGATCGAGGACGGCTTCCTCGGGGAGCCCGTCTCCGTGTACGGCAACAACAGCCAGCCGCTGCTGGAGATGATCCCGGACCCAGACCAGTGGCGGCTCGACCCCGACGTGTCGGGGTACGGATCCTCGGTGATGGACCTGGGGCTGTACTCCATCAACACGACGCGGTTCCTCCTCCGCAGGGAGCCCACGACCGTCCAGTCCCGGATGGCCTCGCTCCACGAGGCGTTCGAGGACGTGCCGGACGAGCGCGCCGCATCGCTGTTCGTCTTCGAGGACGACGTGCAGATGGTCTCGACGTCGAGCCAGCACGCCGCCGAGGACACCCAGCTCAAGATCGTCGGCACGGAGGGGACGATCGAACTGGACCCGGCGTTCCACGGCGAACCGACGCTCCGCCTCTCGCGGGACGGCGTCTCGGTCACGGTCGAACACGAGGGGACCGACGCCGAGCGCGAGATGCTGGAGGAGTTCGACTACTTCGCCGACCGCGTGCTGACAGGCGCGGACGTGTACCCCGACGGCCGCCACGGTCTTCAGGACATGCGGATCATCGAGGCGCTCCACGAGTCCGCCGAGAGAGAGGAACCGGTGGATCTCTAG
- a CDS encoding ring-cleaving dioxygenase: protein MTPTTPGLHHVSAIAGDPQENVDFYVETLGLHPVKRTVNFDEKFMYHLYYGDAAGTPGTLLTFFPFERGQVGRVGKPQPQTTAFAIPAGSAEYWHERLESRGVDVDSPTERFDETVVAFRDHDGNSLELVTADSPLPRTTDESVPTEHAIRGFHGVTLLSASVYHTASALEVLGYELVDQEGDRVRYRAPGDAAAVVDLLDVDAEYGKEGAGTVHHVAFRRGDASLAEWRDRLDDAGMEPTRIKDRFYFESVYVREPGGILFEIASDEPGFAVDEDPAEFGASLRLPPWFEEDREMIEGQLPPIDLPRAE from the coding sequence ATGACGCCGACAACTCCCGGACTCCACCACGTCTCCGCTATCGCCGGCGACCCGCAGGAGAACGTCGACTTCTACGTCGAGACGCTGGGACTGCACCCGGTGAAGCGGACCGTGAACTTCGACGAGAAGTTCATGTATCACCTCTACTACGGCGACGCCGCGGGGACGCCGGGGACCCTGCTGACGTTCTTTCCGTTCGAGCGCGGGCAGGTGGGCCGAGTGGGGAAGCCCCAGCCCCAGACCACGGCGTTCGCGATCCCCGCTGGCTCCGCGGAGTACTGGCACGAGCGCCTCGAATCCCGCGGCGTCGACGTCGACTCGCCGACCGAACGGTTCGACGAGACGGTCGTCGCGTTCCGCGACCACGACGGGAACAGCCTCGAACTCGTCACCGCCGACTCGCCGCTACCGCGGACGACCGACGAGTCGGTGCCGACGGAGCACGCGATCCGCGGTTTCCACGGCGTCACGCTCCTCTCGGCGAGCGTCTACCACACCGCCAGCGCCCTGGAGGTGCTCGGCTACGAACTGGTCGATCAGGAGGGCGACCGCGTCCGCTACCGCGCGCCCGGCGACGCAGCCGCGGTCGTGGACCTGTTAGACGTCGACGCCGAGTACGGGAAGGAGGGCGCCGGCACCGTCCACCACGTGGCGTTCCGGCGAGGGGACGCGTCGCTCGCCGAGTGGCGCGACCGGCTGGACGACGCCGGTATGGAGCCGACCCGGATCAAGGACCGCTTCTACTTCGAGTCGGTGTACGTGCGCGAACCGGGCGGGATCCTCTTCGAGATCGCGTCGGACGAACCGGGCTTCGCGGTCGACGAGGACCCGGCCGAGTTCGGTGCGTCGCTCCGGCTCCCGCCGTGGTTCGAGGAGGACCGAGAGATGATCGAGGGACAGCTCCCCCCGATCGACCTCCCGCGGGCGGAGTGA
- a CDS encoding ParA family protein: MITYTTYSEAGGVGKTTTAANLAVAHARNGHDVLCIDLDPQEGSLSYLFDVDGERSDGTADNIVRHLIGRPKGDFRDLIRETEEEGVDVIPSHNMLENLTRNLMKAAEIEEDMHPDDDFEWPKHEQLLRVLKENGVPGDYDVIICDPQATPGDALNNAIFATRSVLLPVELSGKGALSIRGLDDLVSGLEGEVGIQVGVLGVVPVGFKRTNTQQSRLEELESSEFDMPVVFKERASLMQNMWDYQTSAYGVLEDKREPNGEYELETLEKYDDLAAEIEGEFE; the protein is encoded by the coding sequence ATGATAACGTACACAACGTACTCCGAGGCGGGCGGGGTCGGCAAGACGACGACCGCGGCGAACCTCGCGGTCGCGCACGCGCGAAACGGGCACGACGTACTCTGCATCGACCTCGACCCGCAGGAGGGGAGCCTGAGCTACCTATTCGACGTCGACGGCGAGCGCTCCGACGGCACGGCGGACAACATCGTCCGCCACCTCATCGGGCGACCGAAAGGAGACTTCCGGGACCTGATCCGCGAGACCGAGGAGGAGGGCGTGGACGTGATACCGAGTCACAACATGCTCGAGAACCTCACGAGGAACCTGATGAAGGCCGCGGAGATCGAGGAGGACATGCACCCGGACGACGACTTCGAGTGGCCGAAACACGAGCAGCTCCTCCGGGTGCTGAAGGAAAACGGCGTGCCGGGCGACTACGACGTGATAATCTGCGACCCGCAGGCGACGCCGGGCGACGCGCTGAACAACGCCATCTTCGCGACGCGGTCGGTCCTCCTGCCGGTCGAACTCTCGGGGAAAGGGGCGCTGAGCATCCGGGGCCTCGACGACCTGGTGTCCGGCCTCGAAGGCGAGGTCGGCATCCAGGTGGGCGTGCTCGGCGTCGTTCCGGTCGGGTTCAAGCGGACGAACACCCAGCAGTCGCGGCTCGAAGAACTGGAGTCGTCGGAGTTCGACATGCCGGTGGTGTTCAAGGAGCGCGCCAGCCTCATGCAGAACATGTGGGACTACCAGACCTCGGCCTACGGAGTGCTGGAGGACAAGCGGGAACCCAACGGGGAGTACGAACTGGAGACCCTGGAGAAGTACGACGACCTCGCGGCCGAAATCGAGGGTGAGTTCGAATGA
- a CDS encoding cupin domain-containing protein, which produces MSHTKVNSDDVDPVGGGLRFLRDPLDAENLGLTVVEVEPGWTGKEHDHADEGHEEIYYLVEGSATVTIDGEDVDLESGDAVRISPDASRRIRNGDEESTFVMAGAP; this is translated from the coding sequence ATGTCACACACCAAGGTCAACAGCGACGACGTCGACCCGGTCGGCGGCGGACTGCGCTTCCTGCGCGACCCGCTCGACGCCGAGAACCTCGGTCTCACGGTCGTCGAGGTCGAACCGGGCTGGACCGGCAAGGAGCACGACCACGCGGACGAAGGCCACGAAGAGATCTACTACCTCGTCGAGGGCTCCGCCACGGTTACGATCGACGGGGAGGACGTGGACCTGGAGTCGGGCGACGCCGTCCGCATCTCGCCCGACGCGTCGCGGCGGATCCGCAACGGCGACGAGGAGAGCACGTTCGTCATGGCGGGCGCGCCGTAG
- a CDS encoding MFS transporter produces the protein MSRGWRAVLVVAAWQTAASLCYYSVFAATAFVRTGFDLSRALVGLFLTAATLGYTLNLFPSGAAVDGFGERSVMIVALLALATGAVLVTAAPTFPLLLVASGLLGAAYAPAMPASNKGIVAAAPRGRENLAMGIKQVGVTAGSGAASVVVTGVAALAFWRAGFWTIAAIAVAYAAAFALLYDGGDGDRRFQWPDLSGPAEDRAYLLLVTAGLFVGATIYTMLGYVILYVEDVVGAGAAVGGVVLALTQVTGSAGRVGAGSLADRVGGPRGAATVAFAQVAAAALIFAGFSVGVASVSAAAVAFVGLGATILGSTGVYYSCLSELVDPDDVGAASAGGQTAINVGGLAVPPLFGYLADSASYGHGWAVLSALAGVGAALLWVVRCEIDP, from the coding sequence GTGAGCCGGGGTTGGCGCGCCGTCCTCGTCGTCGCGGCCTGGCAGACGGCCGCGAGCCTCTGCTATTACAGCGTCTTCGCCGCGACCGCGTTCGTCCGGACGGGCTTTGACCTCTCCCGGGCGCTCGTCGGCCTTTTCCTGACCGCCGCGACGCTCGGGTACACGCTGAACTTGTTTCCCAGCGGCGCGGCGGTCGACGGCTTCGGCGAGCGGAGTGTGATGATCGTCGCCCTGCTCGCCCTGGCGACGGGGGCAGTGCTCGTGACCGCAGCGCCGACGTTTCCGCTGCTCCTCGTCGCCAGTGGGTTACTCGGGGCGGCGTACGCGCCCGCGATGCCCGCCTCGAACAAGGGTATCGTCGCCGCGGCACCGCGCGGTCGGGAGAACCTCGCGATGGGCATCAAGCAGGTCGGCGTCACCGCCGGGAGCGGGGCCGCCTCGGTCGTCGTGACCGGCGTCGCCGCCCTCGCGTTCTGGCGGGCGGGGTTCTGGACTATCGCGGCGATAGCGGTCGCCTACGCCGCCGCGTTCGCCCTGCTGTACGACGGGGGCGACGGCGACCGGCGGTTCCAGTGGCCCGACCTCTCGGGGCCGGCCGAGGACCGCGCGTACCTGCTGCTGGTCACCGCCGGCCTCTTCGTCGGGGCGACCATCTACACGATGCTCGGCTACGTTATCCTCTACGTCGAGGACGTGGTCGGTGCCGGTGCCGCGGTCGGCGGCGTCGTGCTCGCGCTGACGCAGGTGACCGGGAGCGCCGGCCGCGTCGGCGCCGGGAGCCTGGCGGACCGCGTCGGCGGTCCGCGGGGGGCCGCGACGGTTGCCTTCGCGCAGGTCGCCGCCGCGGCGCTCATCTTCGCGGGGTTCTCGGTCGGCGTGGCGAGCGTGTCCGCCGCCGCCGTCGCGTTCGTCGGCCTCGGCGCGACCATCCTCGGGAGCACCGGCGTCTACTACTCCTGCCTGAGCGAGCTCGTCGACCCCGACGACGTCGGTGCCGCCTCCGCCGGCGGCCAGACCGCGATAAACGTCGGTGGGCTGGCCGTCCCGCCGTTGTTCGGGTACCTCGCTGACTCCGCGTCGTACGGTCACGGGTGGGCGGTGCTCTCCGCACTGGCGGGCGTCGGCGCCGCGCTGCTGTGGGTCGTCCGTTGCGAGATCGATCCTTGA